The Vicinamibacterales bacterium genome contains the following window.
CGGCCGCTCCTTGATCTCGCGGATCACGTTCTGGATCCGGTCCTCGAACATGCCGCGCAGCATCGTCCCGGCGACCATGGTGTTCATCTGCAGGTTGACGATCTGGCAGTCGCGGATGCGGACCGGCACGGTGTCGGGCGCGAACTCGATGCGGCGGGCGAGCGCCTCGGCGATCGCCGTCTTGCCGACGCCGGGCTCGCCGAGCAGCAGCACCGAGTTGGCGCGCTCGCGGTGGCAGAGAATCTCGAGGACCCGATCCATTTCGGCGTCGCGGCCGAACACCGGCGGAATCTTGTCCTGCCGCGCGAGCTGGTTCAGGTTGGTGGCGAAGTGCTTCAGGAACGGCGGCAGCTCGAAGCGCTTCTTGAGGCGCTCCTCGCGCAGCTCGTGATCGCGCATCCGCGTCGCCAGGCGGCTGACCAGCGCCTCCGGTTCGATGCCGTGGCGGCGGATGATCGACACCGGGATCCCCTGGGTCTCCTCGAAGATGGCCGAGAACAGATCGGTCGCCTCGATGGTGTGCCGGCCGCAGCGGCTGGCGTGCAGCAGCGCGAGCTTGAACAGCAGCTTGGTCGACGGCGCGACGCGCAGCTCGCGGCCGGGCACGCTGGGCAGCAGGCGGAGGTGCTCTTCGAGCGCCTGAAGGATCTCGTGCGGATTCAGTTCGAGATCACGCATGACCTGGCCGAACATGTCCCACTCCGCCTGGGCGAAGGCGAGGCAGACGTGCTCGTTGGTCAGCAGCGCATGCTCACGGCGGCGGGCTTCGTCGAGCGCTCGGTCGACGACGCGCTCGGCCGAGTCGGCCAGCTTGTTCTGCGGAATGTCGAAATCTTCCACGAAGCCCCTCCACGAGTGCGCCCCATGCGCTTGCCGAGGGAGCAGCAATTCGCGCGCCGCATTTCCGGCGCATGCTGAGCTTCTTTAAATGACTGCAACGAAACAGGAAGGGAATTCGGGATGGCACTGCGGGCCACACGAGCGGAAGACGGTGTCCCGCCTTCCGCTCCCCCACAGTGGACGGGCGCTTCCGATCTGGCGTCAGCGGATGCCGCCGAGGAGCGCGGCGATGCGGGCCTCCGTCGGCGGGTGGCTGCTGAACAAACCGGCCAGCCCCGCGCCGGAGAACGGCTTCACGATGAACATGTGCGCCGTCGCGGGATTGGCCTGGAGCGGCACGCGCCGGGCGACGGCTTCGATCTTCCGCAGCGCGTCGGCCAGACCGTAGGGCGTGCCGGCGATCTGCGCGCCGGTCGCGTCTGCCGAGAACTCGCGCGACCGCGAGATGGCGAGCTGGATCAGCGTCGCCGCCAGCGGCGCCAGGATGATCATCGCCAGCAGCGCGATCGGGTTGTTGCCGCGGTCGCGCCCCTCGCCGCGGCCGCCATAGCCGCCGAACATCGCCATGAACTGCGCGCTCTGCGCCGCGAACATGATCACCGCGGCGAGCGTCGCCGCCACCGAGCTGATGAGGATGTCGCGGTTCTTGACGTGCGCCAGTTCGTGCGCAATCACCCCTTCGAGCTCGTGCTGGCTGAGCACCTGCAGGATCCCCTCGGTGGCCGCCACTGCGGCATGCGAGGGATTCCGCCCCGTCGCGAACGCGTTCGGCGACGGATCCGGAATGATGTACACCTTCGGCATCGGCAGCTGGGCCTGACGCGACAGCCGCTCGACCGTCGTATGGAGGGGATGGCCCGGCCCGACTTCCTGGGCGCGGTACATCCGCAGCACGATCTTGTCCGAGAACCAATACGAGCCGAAGTTCATCACGACGGCGAAAACCAGTCCGATCACCAGGCCGTTCGCGCCGCCGAAGTATTGTCCGATCGCGAGGACGATTCCGCTCAACAGACCGAGCAGGATCGCCGTTTTCAAGCCGTTGGGCATATTCGATATTACCGTGTATTCACGAGGGCCGGGCGAAGTCGGCGAGCAGGCCCGCGAGGAGCGCGGCGCGCCACGGGAGAGCGGAAATCTCCACGTGTTCGTGCGCCGCATGGGCGCCGTCGCCAACCGCCCCAAGGCCGTCCAGCGTCGGCACGCCCAGCGCCGCCGTGAAGTTGCCGTCGGATCCGCCGCCGGCGCTTCCCTCGCCCAGCTCGCGCCCCAGTGAGGAGGCCACGCGGGACGCGCGCGAGAAAAGCTCGAGTACGGCGGGACCGCGCTCCATCGGAGGCCGTTCGAAACCGCCTTCGATCGTAAGACGCGTGCCCGGGCGCCGCGGTTGCAGCCGCCGCAGCGCAACCTCGGCCGCCTCCGCCGCGGCGCGCGTCGGAGCGCGGACGTCGATCGTCGCCTCGGCCCGCTCGGCGACGACGTTGGGACGCGTCCCGCCGGCCACGAGGCCGACGTTCACGCTGACGCCGCGGGGCAGATCCTGCAGCCGCTCGATTTCGGCGATCTGCGTCGCCAGCTCGTGGATCGCGCTCGCCCCCTTTCCCGGATCGAGGCCGGCGTGCGCGGCGATGCCGTGGACAGTCAGCCGGAACTCGCCGCACCCCTTGCGCGCGGTCTTCAGCGCGCCGCCGGGCAGCGAGGGTTCGAGCACCAGGACGGCCCGGGATCGCATCGCTTCGGCTTCGATCTCGGCGCGCGAGCTGTCGCTGCCGATCTCCTCATCCGTCGTCCACAGCATCGTCACCGCCGGAGCCGGACCGCCGCTTTCGCGCAGCGCGCGGATCGCGGTGATCCCCAGCGCGATTCCCGCTTTCATGTCGAACACCCCGGGGCCGTGCAGCCGATCGCCGTCGCGGCGCAGCGGCATCTGTTCGATGGTGCCGATCGGCCAGACGGTGTCGAAATGGCCGAGGAGGAGCACGGGCGCGCCGCTCCCCGCCACACGCGCGCGGACGTGGTCACCGCGGTCCGCCCGCGCCAGAAGTTCGACGTCCCCTCCAAGCGTGCGCAGCATCCCGGCGAGCGCCTGCCCGCAGCGATCGACGGCCGCCTTGTCGGTGCTCGGAGACTCCAGACGGACCAGCGTGTCGATGGTGTCGAGCGTGAACGGCAACGCGTCCTGGCAGAGCTGGAGCAGAGCTTTCATGGCTGCTCCGGGCATCGTACCTCTGCTCCGGAACCGCGTGCGGCGCGCACGGCGAACCTGTCGACTCGGGACACCGGCGCCGTCTACATCGTCGACGGGATGCGATCAGGCGATCTGGTTACATCTATAATGTCCTTCATGTTGCTGCTCCTGGCCGCGTGCGCATTTCTCGCGCAGACGCCGCAACCGTTTCCGAAAGTCGGGCCGCCGCAGCCGGCTCCGACCCTGCCGCCCGCCGGCAGCCCCGCCGTGCAGGCGCCGGCTCAAGCCGTCGATCCCAAGACGACGCCCACTGAAGCCACGCTGGGCGTGCCGATTTATCCGGGGGCGGAGTTCCTGGTCTCCTACGATGCCGGCCGCAACCAGCGCTATTACCTGTTCGGCACCAACGCGGGCTTCGTCGAGATCGTCAACTACTACCGCACCGTGCTGAAACAGCGAGGCGAGCTCGTTTACGAAGCGCCGGGCGTGCACCAGTTCGACATCGGCCGGTTCCGCGAAGAGACGATGGCCTTCCCGCCCAGCGTCACCGTCAAGGACTACACCTGGGGCGGATCGGCCGGCTATCTGAACCCGAAACGCGGCCAGCAGCCGGCACGCTTCAAGACGGTCATCCAGATCGTCCCGAACCCGACCGTCCAGTAAGAAGCGGCGCGGCGGCACGCCCACGCGCGTCGGCGGCATCGCCGCGCGCGAGAGCGCCGGCGACGTCAGGCCGATCAAATCCCGCCGATCTCTTCACGACCCCGGCGCAGTCTTGATCACTTCGCCGGACGGCCGGCGAGAAACGCCGACACTTCCGAATTCAAGGGGAAGGCTGCGCCGATCCGCCGCGCGACCTCGGTGGCCGCGGTCAGATCCTTCTCGCGCAGCAGCATGTCCCAGAGCGCGAACTCCGCTTCCGCGTGGCTGAACGGGTCGGTCGGCGTGGCGGTGGCTTCGCGGATCATCGCCAGACCCTTCTTCTTGTTGCCGCCGCCCAGGATCCACCGCGTCCCCCACGGCATCCGCGTGGCGACGATGTATTCGATCCAGGCGCGGGCCACCTTGCCGCGCACGTGCGTCGGGTTCAGCTTGAGCAGCGCGTCGAGCGAGCGGCGTGCCTCCTTGTACTCGTCGAGGCCGGTCTTCTTGCCGAGGAGGCCGAGGTGCAGCCACACGAAGTTGAGATCGAGCTTGCCCAGATAGAAGAGCGCGGTCTCGTCGTTCGGCGCCTGCTTCAGCATCTCGCGGGCGAGCGCCTGCCCGTGCTGCTGATCGGCGGTGAAGGCGGCGATCACGTCGGCGCACGGCGCGCACGCCTTCAGCGCGGCGGACTTGTTGCCTTCGTTGTACGCATCCTGCCCCTTGAGGAGTCCGCGCAGCACGAAGAGCAGGGCGGTGGTGCGGACTTCGTCGTTGGCGAGATCGTGGGGGCCGTGCTCACGCAGCTTCAGCGCGAGGGCCGCGGCTTCCTTGTACTGGGCGTTGTAGAACAACCGCTGCGCGTCTGCGAGCGACTGCGCGTCGCCGCGCTCCGCGGTCAGCAGCACGGCCACGAGGACCGCGGCGCACGCCTTGATCATTCCTTGGGCACGTAGACTTCGCCGCGCTTGCGAAACTCGATCGATTTCTCTTCCATGCCGCGGCGCGCCGCGTCGTCGGCGGCGCCGGCCCGGATCTGCTGCGTCAGCTCCATGCTGCAGAACTTCGGCCCGCACATCGAGCAGAAGTGCGCGACCTTGGCTCCTTCCGCCGGCAGCGTCTCGTCATGGAAGGCGCGCGCCGTCACCGGGTCGAGGGCGAGATTGAACTGGTCCTGCCAGCGGAATTCGAACCGCGCCTTCGACAGCGCGTCGTCCCAGGCCTGCGCCCGCGGATGTCCTTTGGCGAGATCGGCGGCGTGCGCCGCGATCTTGTAGGCGATGACGCCGGCCTTGACGTCGTCGCGGTTGGGCAGGCCGAGGTGCTCCTTGGGCGTGACGTAACAGAGCATGGCCGTGCCGTACCAGCCAATCATCGCGGCGCCGATCGCCGAGGTGATGTGGTCGTAGCCGGGGGCGATGTCGGTGGTCAGCGGCCCGAGGGTGTAGAACGGCGCTTCCTGGCACCACTCGAGCTGCTTGTCCATGTTCTCGCGAATGAGGTGCATCGGGACGTGGCCGGGGCCCTCGTTCATCACCTGGACGTCGTGCTCCCAGGCGATCTTCGTCAGCTCCCCCTGCGTCTTCAGCTCGGCGAACTGCGCTTCGTCGTTGGCGTCGGCGATCGACCCCGGGCGCAGCCCGTCGCCGAGCGAGAACGACACGTCGTAGGCGCGCATGATGTCGCAGATCTCGCGGAAGTGGGTGTAGGTGAAGTTCTCCTGATGATGCGCCAGGCACCACTTCGCCATGATCGACCCGCCGCGCGACACGATGCCGGTGACGCGGCGCGCGGTCATCGGGATGTAGCGCAGCAGCACGCCGGCATGGACGGTGAAGTAGTCCACCCCCTGCTCCGCCTGTTCGATCAGCGTGTCGCGGTAGATCTCCCAGGTCAGCTCCTCCGGCCGGCCGCCGACCTTCTCGAGCGCCTGGTAGATCGGCACGGTGCCGATCGGCACCGGCGCGTTGCGCAGGATCCACTCGCGGGTCTGATGGATGTCGTTCCCGGTCGAGAGATCCATCACCGTGTCGGCGCCCCAGAGCGTCGCCCACCGGAGCTTCTCCACTTCCTCCTCGATGGAGGAGGCGACCGCCGAGTTGCCGATGTTGGCGTTGATCTTCACCGCGAAGTGGCGGCCGATGATCATCGGCTCCAGCTCGAGGTGGTTGATGTTGGCGGGGATGATCGCCCGGCCGCGCGCGACCTCGGATCGCACGAACTCGGCGTCGAAGCCTTCGCGGACGGCGATGAACTCCATCTCGGGGGTGATCTCCCCCTTGCGCGCGTAGTGGAGCTGCGTCACCGCCTGCGAGCCCCGCCGCGGCGCGACCCACGCGTCACGCAGCTTCGGGAGCCCGGCGCGGACGTCGTGACCGTGCGGTCCGCTCGCGTCGTAGACCCGCAGCGTCTCGCCGTTGGTCAGCGCGATCTCGCGCATCGGCACGCGGACGCCGCCGGGGCCGTCCACGTAGACCTTCGTGGAGCGCGGAAACGCCGATTCGAATGCGGACGCCGGCAGCGGCGAGTGACTGGGGCGGGTGCTCATGGGTGTGATTATGACCGTTTCGGGGCGAATGTTTTCCGGATCCGAACACCGCCGGCCAGGCGCGCGCGACCGCGCCGCGAAACCGGCGTCATTACACGTTACTCCTGCGCAGAACCTGGCACAACTCTCGCCTGCAGGCCTGGCGATGCCGACGCTGGTTGCGGACATCCGGTACGCGGTACGGGCGATTCTGCGGACGCCGGGATGGTCGACGATGGCGGTGCTGACGCTGGCGCTCGGCACCGGCACCAACACCGCGGTGTTCAGTTTCGTCGACGCGCTGCTCTTCCGCCCCGCGCCGGGCGTCCGCGCGCCGGGACGGCTGGTCACGGTCTTCACCAGCGACTTCAGCAGCGGTCCCTACGGGAACACGTCGTACCCCGACTACCTGACGATCGCCGCCGCCGTGCCGGCGTTCGACGGCGTGGCCGCGGAAG
Protein-coding sequences here:
- a CDS encoding zinc metalloprotease HtpX, with protein sequence MKTAILLGLLSGIVLAIGQYFGGANGLVIGLVFAVVMNFGSYWFSDKIVLRMYRAQEVGPGHPLHTTVERLSRQAQLPMPKVYIIPDPSPNAFATGRNPSHAAVAATEGILQVLSQHELEGVIAHELAHVKNRDILISSVAATLAAVIMFAAQSAQFMAMFGGYGGRGEGRDRGNNPIALLAMIILAPLAATLIQLAISRSREFSADATGAQIAGTPYGLADALRKIEAVARRVPLQANPATAHMFIVKPFSGAGLAGLFSSHPPTEARIAALLGGIR
- a CDS encoding M20 family metallopeptidase, with the protein product MKALLQLCQDALPFTLDTIDTLVRLESPSTDKAAVDRCGQALAGMLRTLGGDVELLARADRGDHVRARVAGSGAPVLLLGHFDTVWPIGTIEQMPLRRDGDRLHGPGVFDMKAGIALGITAIRALRESGGPAPAVTMLWTTDEEIGSDSSRAEIEAEAMRSRAVLVLEPSLPGGALKTARKGCGEFRLTVHGIAAHAGLDPGKGASAIHELATQIAEIERLQDLPRGVSVNVGLVAGGTRPNVVAERAEATIDVRAPTRAAAEAAEVALRRLQPRRPGTRLTIEGGFERPPMERGPAVLELFSRASRVASSLGRELGEGSAGGGSDGNFTAALGVPTLDGLGAVGDGAHAAHEHVEISALPWRAALLAGLLADFARPS
- the thiC gene encoding phosphomethylpyrimidine synthase ThiC: MSTRPSHSPLPASAFESAFPRSTKVYVDGPGGVRVPMREIALTNGETLRVYDASGPHGHDVRAGLPKLRDAWVAPRRGSQAVTQLHYARKGEITPEMEFIAVREGFDAEFVRSEVARGRAIIPANINHLELEPMIIGRHFAVKINANIGNSAVASSIEEEVEKLRWATLWGADTVMDLSTGNDIHQTREWILRNAPVPIGTVPIYQALEKVGGRPEELTWEIYRDTLIEQAEQGVDYFTVHAGVLLRYIPMTARRVTGIVSRGGSIMAKWCLAHHQENFTYTHFREICDIMRAYDVSFSLGDGLRPGSIADANDEAQFAELKTQGELTKIAWEHDVQVMNEGPGHVPMHLIRENMDKQLEWCQEAPFYTLGPLTTDIAPGYDHITSAIGAAMIGWYGTAMLCYVTPKEHLGLPNRDDVKAGVIAYKIAAHAADLAKGHPRAQAWDDALSKARFEFRWQDQFNLALDPVTARAFHDETLPAEGAKVAHFCSMCGPKFCSMELTQQIRAGAADDAARRGMEEKSIEFRKRGEVYVPKE